In one window of Tenrec ecaudatus isolate mTenEca1 chromosome 3, mTenEca1.hap1, whole genome shotgun sequence DNA:
- the LOC142443768 gene encoding small ubiquitin-related modifier 2-like: protein MADKKTKEGVKTENNDHINLKVAGQDGSVGQFKIKRHTPLSKLMKAYCERQGLSMRQIRFRFDGQPINETDTPAQLEMEDEDTIDVF from the coding sequence ATGGCCGACAAGAAAACCAAggaaggagtcaagactgagaacaacgaTCATATTAATTTGAAGGTGgcggggcaggatggttctgtggggcAGTTTAAGATTAAGAGGCATACGCCACTTAGCAAACTAATGAAAGCCTATTGTGAacgacagggtttgtcaatgaggcaGATCAGATTCCGATTTGatggacagccaatcaatgaaacagacacacctgcacagttggaaatggaggatgaagatacaattgatgtgttctag